Proteins co-encoded in one Sporosarcina sp. FSL K6-1522 genomic window:
- a CDS encoding RDD family protein has protein sequence MSEHIEQQLNLAKDSVAIQSAQQYESVQVERFRTKYAGFWTRFWAFTIDLLVLSAISGIVIKPLFRVVGIEITNPSFFFFSTYKLTALFLFLLYFMLMTKFLKQTVGKMIMGIRVEAKDGKPLTWGTVLFREGIGRFISKMLVIPYLLVIFMPKKEALHDLFADTVVVHEHTYEKEVQLGYRQAEGQQLQEGTIV, from the coding sequence GTGTCGGAGCATATTGAACAACAGCTGAATTTAGCGAAAGATTCCGTTGCCATACAGTCAGCTCAACAGTATGAGTCTGTTCAAGTAGAGCGTTTTCGGACGAAGTATGCCGGTTTTTGGACGCGTTTTTGGGCGTTTACAATTGACCTTCTTGTCCTATCTGCAATTAGTGGGATTGTCATTAAACCATTATTTAGAGTAGTGGGTATTGAAATAACGAACCCTTCCTTTTTCTTTTTTAGTACCTATAAACTAACTGCGCTGTTCTTGTTCTTGCTATATTTTATGTTGATGACCAAGTTTTTGAAGCAGACGGTCGGCAAGATGATTATGGGTATTAGGGTAGAAGCGAAGGATGGCAAGCCGTTGACATGGGGAACTGTGCTTTTCCGTGAAGGCATCGGACGTTTTATATCGAAAATGCTTGTGATTCCTTATTTACTTGTCATTTTTATGCCGAAAAAAGAGGCGTTGCATGATTTGTTTGCAGATACGGTCGTTGTGCATGAGCATACGTATGAAAAAGAGGTGCAGCTAGGTTATCGACAAGCTGAGGGTCAACAGTTGCAAGAAGGGACAATCGTTTAG
- the tpx gene encoding thiol peroxidase, which translates to MANVTFKNNPVTLLGKEVAVGDTAPEFTVLANDLSPVTLADSKGKIRLISVIPSIDTGVCSVQTRKFNEEAASLGEDVQVLTISADLPFAQARWCAAEGIENVQTLSDHRDLSFGEAYGTIIQELRLLARSIFVIDKDDKVTYVQYVSENTDHPDYEKAIEAVKALTN; encoded by the coding sequence ATGGCTAACGTTACATTCAAGAATAATCCTGTTACATTGCTTGGTAAAGAAGTTGCAGTAGGTGATACGGCACCAGAATTTACAGTGCTTGCAAATGATTTGAGCCCAGTTACACTGGCTGATTCAAAAGGGAAAATCCGGTTAATCAGTGTCATTCCTTCAATTGATACGGGTGTTTGTTCTGTTCAAACACGTAAGTTCAATGAAGAGGCTGCGTCACTTGGGGAAGATGTCCAAGTATTGACGATTTCTGCGGATTTGCCATTTGCACAAGCAAGATGGTGTGCTGCTGAGGGTATTGAAAATGTGCAAACATTGTCTGATCACCGTGATTTATCATTTGGGGAAGCATATGGTACAATTATTCAAGAACTTCGCCTATTGGCACGCTCAATCTTTGTTATCGACAAAGATGATAAAGTGACATATGTTCAATATGTGAGTGAAAACACGGATCATCCAGATTACGAAAAAGCAATTGAAGCAGTTAAAGCACTTACAAACTAA
- a CDS encoding class I SAM-dependent methyltransferase, translating into MTTNTEKIFTFIDTYAQSKEGLYLEAIIEACEKWLQGDIQPELSETVTKEEIRRGIQLAILKGMKQHAQPHHQMTPDSIGMLIGHIAGKLAAGQQDLTLLDPAAGTGNLLYTAMNVIGNNVTATAVEIDDILVRLSAVTAELLEHPLTFYVQDALRPLLVDPVDITVSDLPVGFYPDDDNAVNFELVPAEGHAYSHHLFIEQSMNHTKAGGYGVFVVPANLFDSEQAASLHPYLKTRTIIRAVIQLPDSLFKNTAHAKSILVLQKPVEGVVKATPDVLLAKVPSMTDRHAMALFLQKIDMWVAES; encoded by the coding sequence ATGACGACGAATACAGAAAAAATCTTTACATTCATTGATACATACGCGCAATCTAAGGAAGGATTATACCTTGAAGCAATTATTGAAGCATGTGAAAAGTGGCTACAAGGTGATATCCAGCCTGAGTTATCTGAAACGGTGACGAAAGAAGAGATTCGAAGAGGGATTCAACTGGCAATATTAAAAGGGATGAAGCAACATGCGCAACCGCATCATCAAATGACACCCGATTCAATCGGTATGTTGATTGGTCATATCGCTGGGAAATTGGCTGCGGGTCAACAAGATTTAACATTGTTGGATCCTGCTGCGGGTACGGGTAACTTACTCTACACGGCAATGAATGTGATCGGAAATAATGTGACAGCGACAGCAGTTGAAATTGATGATATTCTTGTTCGATTATCAGCAGTTACCGCGGAATTGTTGGAGCATCCTTTGACATTTTATGTACAAGATGCGCTTCGCCCGCTACTCGTGGATCCGGTTGATATTACAGTGAGTGATTTACCCGTTGGATTTTATCCAGATGATGACAATGCGGTGAATTTTGAATTAGTGCCTGCCGAAGGGCATGCCTATTCACATCATTTATTCATTGAACAATCGATGAATCACACAAAAGCAGGGGGCTATGGGGTATTCGTTGTGCCAGCGAATTTATTCGATTCTGAGCAGGCGGCATCTTTGCATCCGTATTTGAAAACGCGCACAATTATTCGTGCGGTTATTCAGTTACCAGATTCTTTATTCAAAAATACGGCACATGCCAAAAGTATTTTAGTGCTCCAAAAGCCTGTTGAAGGCGTAGTGAAAGCGACACCGGATGTACTACTTGCAAAAGTGCCATCTATGACGGATAGGCATGCTATGGCATTATTCCTACAGAAAATTGATATGTGGGTTGCGGAATCGTAA
- a CDS encoding universal stress protein, which produces MTLVYKQILVAVDGSKESEWAFKKAVAIAGRNDATLNLINIIDTRSYAAVEAYDRSIAERAQKFAEELLNDYKTEAEKAGLHHVNVIVEYGSPKTMISRDLSKKLNADLIICGATGLNTVERFLIGSVSENIVRSAKCDVLVVRTPEED; this is translated from the coding sequence ATGACACTAGTGTATAAACAAATTCTCGTAGCTGTGGATGGATCAAAAGAATCTGAATGGGCTTTCAAAAAAGCGGTAGCAATCGCTGGACGAAATGACGCAACACTAAACTTGATTAATATTATTGATACACGCTCTTATGCTGCTGTTGAAGCCTATGACCGCTCAATTGCAGAACGCGCACAAAAATTTGCAGAAGAACTACTCAATGATTACAAAACAGAAGCTGAAAAAGCAGGCTTACATCATGTCAATGTCATTGTGGAATACGGTTCACCTAAAACAATGATTTCACGTGACCTTTCTAAAAAACTCAATGCCGATCTAATTATCTGTGGAGCAACAGGGCTCAATACAGTTGAACGTTTCTTAATCGGTAGTGTCTCTGAAAACATCGTACGCTCTGCAAAATGCGACGTACTCGTTGTACGTACACCAGAAGAAGATTAA
- the ald gene encoding alanine dehydrogenase — protein MLIGVPKEVKNNENRVAMTPAGVFNLKSSGHEVLIETGAGLGSSFTDEDYIQAGAKIVATAAEAWNADMVMKVKEPIASEYGYFKEGQILFTYLHLAPEVELTKALLDKKVVGIAYETVQLPNNSLPLLAPMSEVAGRMATQIGAQYLQQINGGKGILLSGVPGVSRGNVVVIGGGQAGANAARIAVGMGAKVTVLDLSVDRLRYLDEIFGNDIQTLVSNPFNIAESVKNADLVVGAVLIPGAKAPKLVSEDMVKSMKPGSVLVDIAIDQGGIFATSDRITTHDEPTYVKHGVVHYAVANMPGAVPQTSTTALTNVTVPYALQIANKGYKQACLDNVPLQKGINTLDGHVTYKAVADAQGLEYVSAETLLNR, from the coding sequence ATGCTTATTGGTGTTCCAAAAGAAGTTAAAAATAATGAAAATCGTGTGGCAATGACGCCGGCGGGAGTTTTTAACTTAAAATCATCTGGTCATGAAGTACTTATCGAAACGGGCGCAGGTCTTGGCTCAAGCTTTACGGATGAAGATTATATCCAAGCAGGTGCGAAAATTGTTGCTACGGCAGCGGAAGCTTGGAATGCTGATATGGTTATGAAAGTTAAAGAACCCATTGCTTCAGAATATGGCTATTTCAAAGAAGGGCAAATTCTATTCACATACTTGCACCTCGCACCTGAAGTAGAATTGACGAAAGCATTGCTTGATAAAAAAGTAGTTGGAATCGCTTACGAAACAGTACAGCTTCCAAACAATTCATTACCACTACTCGCACCAATGAGTGAAGTTGCAGGTCGTATGGCAACACAAATCGGTGCGCAATATTTACAACAAATCAATGGTGGTAAAGGAATTCTATTAAGCGGCGTACCAGGCGTTTCACGCGGTAATGTAGTCGTTATCGGTGGTGGACAAGCTGGAGCGAACGCAGCTCGTATCGCAGTTGGTATGGGTGCAAAAGTAACTGTGCTTGACTTGTCAGTAGATCGTCTTCGTTACCTAGACGAAATCTTTGGCAATGACATTCAAACACTTGTATCAAATCCATTCAACATTGCTGAATCTGTGAAAAATGCAGATCTAGTTGTGGGTGCGGTATTGATTCCAGGAGCAAAAGCACCGAAACTTGTTTCAGAAGATATGGTTAAGTCGATGAAACCAGGATCTGTTCTTGTGGACATCGCAATTGACCAAGGTGGTATTTTTGCAACATCTGATCGTATCACTACACATGATGAGCCAACGTATGTAAAACACGGCGTTGTACATTACGCAGTAGCGAACATGCCAGGTGCAGTTCCACAAACATCTACAACTGCTCTAACGAACGTTACAGTACCTTACGCACTTCAAATTGCGAACAAAGGTTATAAACAAGCATGCCTAGACAACGTTCCACTTCAAAAAGGAATCAACACGTTGGACGGCCATGTCACATATAAAGCTGTAGCAGACGCTCAAGGTCTTGAGTATGTATCAGCTGAAACATTATTGAACCGATAA